One part of the Thermoanaerobacterium sp. CMT5567-10 genome encodes these proteins:
- a CDS encoding glycosyl hydrolase family 18 protein, protein MRDYLKGKRCMVWSFMGNARMYEALRDYGDRFDTVGIFTFEVDATGTITETGTSISSMLPYIQKWPHIKWLLTIMNHGIANIFTALRNNENGAKDKFLTEIIRIMNKYPWCAGVDIDLERGGGYENKDAANALFRDIYNTVKSYDATKLVNICLPGMTGVQGSVGGENWCVYADLNDYCDTAAIMSYGMAWAGSAPGPVSPRDWLEGIYDYAVSVMSPNKIFMGLPAYGWNWRIHDTPENLGITYRGVSNTYYAAKYWMTGVYNFTGDAPPQPFIPIVAYWDDYNKVPWALPHVYDYMEGWDAVSWEYPLLKGVYNRRRYLTSYGKEQKAEFGTIYIDRNGVPDEYEGNVIITDEMASLGDDQASAEYRFEIREAGYYDIAVQLCFPYWDKNAIIVSLDGISKTFSENRLWWPYWRRVCWLTLAKGVFLQEGTHAVSISGGVPGVQFYGFRVCSGFSEYPFAGEASFMLSPRRFKDVNGVMVEPDRGFKLTFEVLRRKPDSALIWYEDFRDRNILPENYWTVLDGEWDVWQDPDSTESRPYSQLEGYGKLAWKYDGFSDIHIRARLAFPQNSSGRAGVFLGDIFCCLNYDTQRVELYQGASLLGSYSASFSKTADADLRANPNMYTIEMRKRGNKVRVYSGAASTLRFTVNVNGGSGYAGYCSDNRTVCELLRLGDAWVYEPYERFDVELPDGTITSFGRLARTGVTWDDEFQVFSVNSDVEESATRNEDISMDYDFFHSQLLALSCGNDYEVKIIPKDINIWISRLFLGDADGFSILYYQDADSLVYWANEAAYRWKLRGIAIWSLGQEDMRLWEALPKQI, encoded by the coding sequence GTGAGGGATTATTTAAAAGGTAAGCGGTGCATGGTGTGGAGTTTTATGGGAAATGCCCGAATGTATGAAGCACTTAGAGACTACGGCGACCGCTTTGATACGGTAGGCATTTTTACTTTTGAGGTTGACGCAACAGGCACAATTACTGAAACCGGTACCAGCATCAGCAGCATGCTACCGTATATTCAGAAATGGCCGCACATTAAGTGGCTGCTCACTATTATGAATCATGGAATAGCCAATATTTTTACTGCACTTCGCAACAACGAAAACGGTGCAAAGGATAAGTTTCTCACTGAAATCATCCGAATAATGAACAAGTATCCATGGTGCGCTGGGGTAGATATTGACCTTGAGCGCGGTGGAGGTTATGAAAACAAGGATGCGGCGAATGCTTTATTTAGGGATATATATAATACAGTTAAGTCTTATGATGCAACAAAGCTTGTCAACATCTGCCTTCCGGGTATGACCGGCGTTCAAGGCTCAGTGGGCGGTGAAAACTGGTGTGTTTATGCCGATCTTAACGACTATTGCGATACCGCCGCTATCATGAGCTATGGCATGGCATGGGCGGGCTCTGCTCCCGGCCCGGTATCTCCTCGTGACTGGCTTGAGGGCATATATGATTATGCTGTTTCCGTTATGTCACCCAACAAGATATTCATGGGGTTGCCTGCTTATGGCTGGAACTGGAGGATTCATGATACACCTGAAAACCTCGGAATAACCTATCGAGGAGTGTCTAATACCTACTATGCGGCAAAATACTGGATGACTGGGGTTTACAATTTCACAGGCGATGCACCGCCCCAGCCGTTTATTCCAATTGTGGCTTACTGGGATGACTATAACAAAGTACCTTGGGCTCTTCCTCATGTATATGACTATATGGAAGGATGGGATGCTGTATCTTGGGAATATCCGCTGCTAAAAGGGGTTTACAACAGGCGAAGATATTTGACAAGCTATGGCAAGGAGCAGAAAGCGGAGTTCGGAACCATTTATATTGACAGGAACGGAGTTCCGGATGAATACGAAGGAAATGTCATTATTACTGATGAGATGGCCTCACTTGGAGATGACCAGGCGTCAGCAGAGTACCGTTTTGAGATAAGAGAAGCGGGATATTACGATATTGCAGTACAGCTTTGCTTTCCTTACTGGGACAAAAATGCGATTATCGTTTCCCTTGATGGTATATCAAAGACTTTCAGCGAGAACCGTTTATGGTGGCCATACTGGAGAAGAGTTTGCTGGTTGACACTTGCAAAAGGTGTATTTCTCCAAGAGGGAACGCATGCTGTCAGCATAAGTGGTGGTGTGCCGGGAGTCCAGTTTTACGGTTTTAGGGTTTGCAGTGGATTTTCGGAGTATCCCTTTGCCGGTGAAGCCAGCTTTATGCTCTCTCCCCGTCGGTTCAAGGATGTAAATGGTGTGATGGTTGAGCCTGATCGAGGGTTTAAACTGACCTTTGAAGTGCTGCGAAGAAAACCCGACTCGGCGCTTATTTGGTATGAGGATTTTCGGGACAGGAACATCCTGCCCGAAAACTACTGGACTGTGTTGGATGGCGAATGGGATGTTTGGCAGGACCCAGACAGCACAGAAAGCCGCCCATATTCCCAGCTCGAGGGATATGGCAAACTTGCATGGAAATACGACGGGTTTTCCGATATTCATATCCGGGCAAGGCTGGCCTTCCCTCAAAATAGCAGCGGACGGGCTGGGGTGTTCCTTGGAGATATTTTCTGCTGCTTAAATTATGACACGCAAAGAGTCGAGCTTTATCAAGGTGCTTCCTTGCTTGGCAGCTACTCCGCCAGTTTCTCAAAAACTGCAGATGCCGATCTTCGTGCTAATCCGAATATGTATACTATAGAGATGCGAAAACGCGGCAATAAGGTAAGAGTATATTCAGGTGCAGCTTCAACCCTGCGTTTCACAGTGAATGTAAACGGTGGTAGTGGTTATGCAGGGTACTGCTCGGACAACCGGACGGTATGCGAGCTACTGCGGCTGGGCGATGCATGGGTATATGAACCATACGAGCGTTTTGATGTGGAACTCCCGGATGGAACTATAACCAGCTTTGGCAGGCTTGCTCGCACTGGTGTCACGTGGGATGATGAATTTCAGGTGTTTTCAGTAAATAGCGATGTGGAGGAATCGGCAACTCGCAATGAGGACATTTCGATGGACTATGACTTCTTCCACTCACAACTTTTGGCTCTTTCTTGCGGTAATGACTATGAAGTAAAGATTATACCGAAAGACATCAATATCTGGATATCCCGTCTCTTCCTCGGAGATGCGGATGGTTTTTCTATTCTGTATTATCAGGATGCAGACAGCCTTGTTTACTGGGCAAATGAAGCGGCTTATCGGTGGAAACTGCGAGGTATAGCCATCTGGTCTCTTGGGCAGGAGGATATGCGACTGTGGGAAGCGCTTCCGAAGCAAATATAG
- the erm gene encoding 23S ribosomal RNA methyltransferase Erm, whose amino-acid sequence MPQNRKKGTTPPIWVSQNFLTSYKIINRIIRRTTLNKKDHVIEIGPGKGHITGFLIKRCRKVSAIEIDGRLYNKLTAKFKDVKNIRIYHQDFLKWKLPNYEDYKVFSNIPFCFTTDIMRKLTECKNAPSEAWLTMEKGAAKRFMGEPSESLRSLLIKPKFDLDIAYYFSREDFHPKPSVDAVLLHLKKKSQPDIPANQWFAYEQFVSKALKYGFRSLFTSKQLSRAFRQAGVQNKNITPTEILYVQWLCLFRCYWEHVLGRK is encoded by the coding sequence ATGCCCCAAAATAGAAAAAAAGGGACAACTCCGCCCATTTGGGTATCTCAAAACTTTTTAACAAGTTACAAAATTATCAACAGAATTATTCGCAGAACAACCCTTAACAAAAAAGATCATGTTATTGAAATTGGTCCGGGAAAGGGTCATATAACAGGTTTCTTGATAAAAAGATGCCGGAAAGTTTCGGCAATTGAAATTGACGGCCGTTTATATAATAAATTGACAGCAAAATTCAAGGACGTCAAAAATATCCGTATATATCATCAGGACTTTTTGAAATGGAAACTTCCTAATTATGAAGATTATAAAGTTTTTTCAAATATCCCTTTTTGCTTCACTACGGATATTATGCGAAAATTGACGGAATGCAAAAACGCACCTTCTGAAGCATGGCTTACCATGGAAAAAGGCGCAGCCAAACGTTTTATGGGTGAGCCTTCAGAATCATTGCGTTCTCTGCTTATAAAGCCCAAGTTCGATTTAGATATTGCTTACTATTTCAGCAGGGAGGATTTCCATCCCAAACCAAGCGTTGATGCAGTACTTCTTCACCTTAAGAAAAAGAGCCAACCGGACATACCCGCAAACCAGTGGTTTGCCTATGAACAATTTGTTTCAAAGGCACTAAAATATGGATTCCGCAGTCTTTTTACAAGCAAGCAGTTATCTAGGGCATTCCGTCAGGCTGGTGTGCAAAATAAAAATATTACTCCTACAGAGATTCTTTATGTTCAGTGGCTCTGCCTTTTCCGATGCTACTGGGAGCATGTGTTAGGCAGAAAATAA
- a CDS encoding phage tail protein has product MAIKSVLTSQTDFTGEFPVTERTSALWLFNESAPDGNLRLLDSSGHGRHFTVSGWSGTSASLIAGRFGRYFRQNIVNPTSEKTYLKAANDGSFFSSLGEKIAVGGWINPTTYSVGQTYCPIFNTRQGPGQPIFYVSLYQGRPRMMLYNSAGSLILDQSETPGFSMVNGGWYFIAAVIEVTAKTSQFILCDRSSGAVWIAPKRTFTGTLNPSCTANIVMGMHADTYYFAGGFDDWFLETDSRLTIDDLAQHFKNALLANGADSAASVDALTEPGAVALKASNGVYPASGVLYTKAVPCALSGSGRVAVTSEYAAGITSVSLVETCTSDDLVEWSAWQAVGTSGELQSPNRQYIRFRATLTTADSSKTPKLLEIQLHDIPKPPYEKLGFARPVVLDENGAWEAVLENAFDVIVTGEVNGADTLEFKLPFHDPKRSALENEKQVQIASDIYRIRTLTDNKSEDRRIITQVYAEAAFYDLSFSTEKEPADFNTDTADVPMKYALLGTGWSVGNVTVTAKRTWRCTEKNALSILRMVQNIYGGDLVFDSANRLVHLLTFSGTDSGALFSYRKNLKSIQRVVDTRELVTRLYAYGKDGMTFASINGGKEYVEDYSFSSEVRISTLDCSSFSNPYQMLEYARMRLAEYSKSRVSYVLSAMDLSALTGYEHEAWKLGDIVTVDDKELGLLVKTRVVRRQYNLQEPWKTVIELSTKLRELGDSSAQWDKAADALSSAELINRQEIKDMVPFNHLRNSRADDGFAYWVNSGFEVDTENGVSGTASFKAVGVPGMTKSLSQTVYPATRKSYTFSAQIASENLEKGENGQVGVEIVIEYEDGTTETRFIDLI; this is encoded by the coding sequence GTGGCGATAAAATCAGTATTAACATCACAAACCGACTTTACCGGCGAATTTCCGGTGACGGAACGGACGTCCGCGCTGTGGCTTTTCAACGAAAGCGCGCCGGACGGCAATCTGCGGCTTCTGGATTCGTCAGGGCATGGCAGGCATTTTACCGTCTCCGGCTGGTCGGGCACTTCGGCGAGTCTGATTGCCGGAAGGTTCGGGCGATATTTCCGTCAAAACATCGTCAACCCGACCTCTGAAAAGACCTACCTTAAAGCGGCAAACGACGGCAGCTTTTTCAGCAGTCTGGGTGAAAAGATTGCGGTGGGCGGCTGGATCAACCCCACCACTTATTCGGTGGGGCAGACATATTGCCCTATCTTCAACACCCGGCAAGGACCCGGCCAGCCGATCTTCTATGTGTCATTGTATCAGGGCAGGCCGCGCATGATGCTGTATAACTCCGCTGGTTCCCTTATTCTTGATCAGAGCGAAACGCCGGGATTCTCCATGGTCAACGGCGGCTGGTACTTCATCGCGGCCGTCATTGAGGTGACGGCCAAGACCTCACAGTTTATCCTCTGCGACCGGAGCAGCGGCGCGGTCTGGATTGCACCCAAGCGCACCTTTACCGGCACGCTCAACCCGTCCTGTACGGCGAATATTGTCATGGGCATGCACGCCGATACCTATTATTTCGCGGGCGGCTTCGACGACTGGTTTCTGGAGACCGATTCGCGCCTGACCATCGACGACCTGGCGCAGCATTTTAAGAATGCGCTGCTGGCCAACGGCGCTGACAGCGCCGCAAGCGTGGACGCCTTGACGGAGCCGGGCGCGGTTGCGCTGAAAGCGTCAAACGGCGTATACCCTGCCAGCGGTGTGCTGTATACCAAGGCAGTTCCCTGCGCTTTATCAGGCAGCGGGCGTGTGGCGGTGACAAGCGAATATGCCGCAGGCATAACGTCGGTGTCTTTGGTGGAGACATGTACAAGTGATGATCTAGTAGAATGGTCGGCATGGCAGGCGGTGGGAACCAGCGGCGAGCTTCAGTCTCCAAACCGGCAATACATCCGCTTTCGGGCGACGCTGACCACCGCCGACTCGTCAAAAACGCCGAAACTGCTGGAAATCCAGCTTCACGACATCCCCAAACCGCCCTATGAAAAGCTCGGTTTTGCCCGTCCGGTGGTGCTGGATGAAAACGGCGCATGGGAAGCTGTTCTTGAAAACGCTTTTGACGTCATCGTCACCGGCGAAGTCAACGGCGCGGATACGCTGGAGTTCAAGCTCCCGTTCCACGACCCGAAAAGAAGCGCGCTGGAAAACGAAAAACAGGTGCAGATCGCAAGCGACATCTACCGAATCCGCACTCTGACCGACAACAAAAGCGAGGACAGGCGCATCATTACGCAGGTTTACGCCGAGGCGGCGTTTTACGACCTGTCCTTCAGCACGGAAAAGGAACCTGCGGACTTCAATACGGATACTGCAGATGTTCCAATGAAATATGCATTGCTGGGCACCGGCTGGTCGGTGGGAAACGTAACCGTTACCGCGAAGCGGACATGGCGGTGCACCGAGAAAAATGCTCTGTCCATCCTGCGCATGGTGCAGAACATCTACGGCGGCGACCTTGTTTTTGACAGCGCCAACCGGCTGGTGCATCTTTTGACTTTCAGCGGCACCGACAGCGGAGCGCTGTTTTCGTATAGAAAGAACCTGAAAAGCATCCAGCGGGTGGTCGATACGCGGGAACTGGTGACAAGGCTATATGCCTACGGGAAGGACGGAATGACCTTTGCTTCAATTAACGGAGGCAAGGAATATGTGGAAGATTACAGTTTCTCCAGCGAAGTGCGGATATCTACGCTTGACTGTTCCTCTTTCAGCAATCCGTATCAGATGCTGGAATATGCAAGGATGCGGCTTGCAGAATATTCGAAGTCTCGCGTTTCTTATGTACTGTCTGCAATGGATTTATCTGCGCTAACCGGTTATGAGCACGAAGCATGGAAACTGGGTGATATTGTTACAGTGGACGATAAAGAACTAGGCCTTTTGGTAAAGACTCGTGTTGTGAGAAGGCAGTATAACTTGCAGGAGCCATGGAAAACAGTGATTGAGCTTTCAACTAAACTGCGGGAACTCGGCGATTCTTCAGCACAGTGGGACAAGGCAGCGGATGCGCTGTCCTCAGCAGAGTTGATAAACCGTCAGGAAATTAAAGATATGGTACCATTCAACCATCTGCGCAATTCCAGAGCGGATGATGGTTTTGCCTACTGGGTCAATTCCGGCTTTGAAGTGGATACTGAGAATGGTGTTTCGGGAACTGCTTCCTTCAAGGCTGTTGGTGTACCTGGTATGACAAAGAGTCTGTCACAGACGGTATACCCAGCAACACGTAAAAGTTATACATTTTCAGCGCAGATTGCTTCCGAAAACCTTGAAAAGGGCGAAAACGGCCAAGTTGGTGTTGAGATAGTCATTGAATACGAGGACGGTACAACAGAAACAAGATTTATAGACCTGATTTGA
- a CDS encoding distal tail protein Dit — translation MGFIYNGISSQSMKIRARLTGWQVSPALRNSFETVPGKAGIADFGCDISERTITISCGVLPRRSFAELVSVLDNAAEWLNPANGLKQIILDDVPDRYFMARLSEAVDCERLLRTAGSFELRFVCPDPYAYALEDETFTLSATGTHVAERLAGNADSEPVYLLKGVISASSSSYISLITNGEELRITGPLSEGETLVIVSGMLTAKVTDAAGNTLRNGLPCLQELNFPVLRKGVNNIGISAVNATFTELKIQAKSRWR, via the coding sequence ATGGGATTTATCTACAACGGCATATCGTCGCAAAGCATGAAAATCCGGGCCAGGCTAACCGGCTGGCAGGTGTCCCCTGCCCTGCGCAACTCCTTTGAAACTGTGCCGGGTAAAGCGGGTATAGCCGATTTTGGATGCGACATCTCCGAACGAACCATCACAATAAGCTGCGGAGTGCTTCCCCGGCGCAGCTTTGCCGAACTGGTGTCGGTTCTGGATAACGCGGCAGAGTGGCTGAATCCGGCAAATGGCCTCAAGCAGATTATCCTCGACGACGTGCCCGATCGCTATTTCATGGCGCGGCTCTCGGAGGCGGTGGACTGCGAGCGGCTGCTTCGGACTGCGGGAAGCTTCGAGCTTCGTTTCGTCTGCCCCGACCCGTATGCTTACGCGCTGGAGGATGAGACTTTCACGCTTTCCGCGACGGGAACGCACGTGGCGGAGAGGCTTGCGGGAAACGCCGATTCCGAGCCGGTGTATCTCTTGAAGGGCGTGATCTCCGCATCCTCTTCAAGCTATATATCTCTCATAACCAACGGCGAGGAATTGCGGATTACCGGACCATTATCTGAGGGCGAAACGCTGGTCATTGTTTCCGGCATGCTGACCGCAAAGGTGACGGACGCCGCCGGAAACACTCTGCGCAACGGCCTGCCATGTTTGCAGGAGCTGAACTTCCCGGTTCTCAGGAAGGGCGTGAACAATATAGGGATCAGCGCCGTGAACGCGACATTCACGGAACTGAAAATACAGGCGAAAAGCCGCTGGAGGTGA
- a CDS encoding phage tail protein — MADDFGLRIGIEGEKEFKNAIREINQSFKVLGSEMNLVASQFDKQDKSIEAVTARNRVLSKEIDAQKEKIATLEKALVNAASSFGETDKRTQSWQIQLNNAKAELNKMERELEANNKALDTAEKEFNEAEKQADEFGSEIKKAADQADDAGGRFEKLGGVLKGIGVAMGAALAAIGTVAVGAGKALVDMSVNSAAYADEILTASTVTGMSTDSLQAYKYAAELVDVSLETLTGSMARNVRSMSSARKGTGEIADAYRQLGVSVTDANGNLRDSETVYWETIDALGKVSNETERDALAMQIFGKSAQELNPLIAQGSAGIAELTEEARRMGAVMSEDSLNALGKFDDSIQRLKAGGEAAKNMLGTVLLPQLQVLADDGVALLGEFTRGLSEANGDWTKISEVIGNTVGSLVNMLMENLPKLIQVGLDIVTSIGGAIVDNLPVIIDAAVQIVITLLQALIDALPQITDGALQLVMALVQGIIDNLPALVEAAVQMIATLASGIGEALPELIPAVVEAILLIVEVLLNNMDKILDAAFQIIQGLAQGLLNALPKLIEALPEIIASIINYITNNLPKIIEMGITLIVQLAVGLIKAIPELVKALPQIVAAILEGLGKAAVSVVEIGRNIVRGIWEGIKSLGSWLWDKVSSFFSGIVDGVKNFLGIRSPSTVFEGIGGNMALGLGEGFNKAMARVADDMQNMVPTDFNISPDISVSGRGGSAASASGPLIVVQQMIVRSEDDIRRISQELYNLMQTGSRAQGRFSTA; from the coding sequence ATGGCAGACGATTTTGGCCTGAGGATCGGCATTGAAGGCGAGAAAGAATTTAAAAATGCCATTCGGGAAATCAACCAGAGCTTCAAGGTGCTGGGCAGTGAAATGAACCTTGTCGCATCCCAGTTCGACAAGCAGGATAAATCAATTGAAGCTGTTACAGCGCGAAACAGGGTGCTAAGCAAAGAGATCGACGCGCAGAAAGAAAAAATTGCCACCTTGGAGAAAGCGCTTGTCAATGCCGCCTCCTCTTTCGGGGAAACCGACAAGCGGACGCAAAGCTGGCAGATACAGCTTAACAACGCCAAAGCCGAGCTGAACAAAATGGAGCGCGAGCTGGAGGCAAACAACAAAGCGCTGGATACTGCGGAAAAAGAGTTTAACGAAGCGGAAAAACAGGCGGATGAATTTGGCAGTGAGATCAAAAAGGCCGCGGATCAGGCGGACGATGCAGGCGGGCGCTTCGAAAAACTGGGCGGCGTTTTGAAAGGGATCGGGGTGGCCATGGGAGCGGCCCTGGCCGCCATTGGTACGGTGGCGGTCGGCGCGGGAAAGGCTCTTGTGGATATGTCGGTAAATTCGGCGGCTTATGCCGACGAGATCCTTACCGCCTCGACCGTAACCGGCATGTCCACCGACAGCCTGCAGGCGTATAAATACGCCGCGGAGCTTGTGGATGTCTCATTGGAAACGCTGACGGGCAGCATGGCAAGGAACGTCAGATCCATGTCTTCAGCACGGAAAGGCACCGGTGAGATCGCGGACGCTTACCGGCAGCTCGGCGTTTCGGTCACAGACGCCAACGGCAATCTGCGCGACAGTGAAACCGTATACTGGGAAACCATAGACGCTCTCGGCAAGGTATCAAACGAAACCGAGCGTGACGCGCTGGCTATGCAGATTTTCGGCAAGTCGGCTCAGGAACTCAATCCCCTGATTGCGCAGGGTTCGGCAGGCATAGCTGAACTTACCGAAGAAGCCAGGCGCATGGGCGCGGTTATGAGCGAGGATTCGCTGAACGCCCTCGGCAAATTCGACGACAGCATCCAACGGCTCAAGGCGGGCGGCGAGGCGGCAAAAAATATGCTGGGCACCGTGCTGCTTCCCCAGCTTCAGGTACTGGCCGACGATGGAGTTGCGCTTCTTGGGGAATTTACTCGTGGATTATCTGAAGCCAACGGCGACTGGACGAAGATAAGCGAGGTTATCGGCAATACGGTGGGAAGCCTTGTAAATATGCTGATGGAAAACCTGCCGAAGCTCATTCAGGTAGGATTGGATATCGTCACCTCCATCGGCGGGGCTATTGTGGACAATCTGCCGGTTATTATCGATGCGGCGGTGCAGATTGTCATAACGCTGCTGCAGGCTTTAATCGACGCCCTGCCGCAGATAACCGACGGCGCTTTGCAGCTTGTCATGGCGCTGGTGCAGGGCATAATCGATAATCTTCCCGCTTTGGTGGAAGCCGCGGTGCAAATGATTGCGACGCTGGCATCCGGCATCGGGGAGGCGCTTCCGGAGCTGATTCCGGCTGTTGTCGAAGCCATTCTCCTCATTGTCGAGGTGCTTCTCAATAATATGGATAAAATCCTTGACGCGGCATTTCAGATCATACAGGGATTAGCGCAGGGCCTTTTGAATGCCTTGCCAAAACTTATCGAGGCGCTGCCGGAGATAATTGCATCCATCATCAACTATATTACCAACAACCTGCCGAAAATCATCGAGATGGGCATAACGCTCATCGTCCAGTTAGCGGTTGGACTGATCAAAGCCATCCCTGAGCTGGTCAAGGCGCTTCCGCAGATTGTTGCGGCCATTCTTGAAGGCTTGGGCAAAGCGGCCGTTTCGGTGGTCGAGATCGGCAGAAACATTGTCAGGGGCATCTGGGAAGGCATCAAAAGCCTCGGAAGCTGGCTGTGGGACAAGGTCAGCAGTTTCTTCTCCGGAATTGTGGACGGCGTGAAAAATTTCCTTGGCATCCGCTCACCGTCCACCGTTTTTGAAGGCATCGGCGGCAATATGGCGCTGGGCCTCGGCGAGGGCTTTAACAAGGCCATGGCAAGAGTGGCGGACGATATGCAAAATATGGTGCCGACGGACTTTAATATATCGCCTGACATTAGCGTAAGCGGACGCGGCGGATCCGCCGCTTCAGCTTCCGGCCCGCTGATCGTGGTGCAGCAGATGATTGTAAGGAGCGAAGACGACATCCGCAGGATCTCGCAGGAGCTGTACAACCTGATGCAGACCGGATCAAGGGCGCAGGGCCGCTTCAGCACAGCGTAG
- a CDS encoding major tail protein, whose product MATIGLDRLYYAKITENENGEETYDTPVPLAKAITAELSVELAEATLYADDGAAEVVKEFQSGTLSLGVADIGVAAAEVLTGATLDDNKVLISASEDGGAPVAIGFRAKKANGKYRYFWLYRVKFGIPATNLQTKGDSITFSTPTIEGTVMRRNKLDGQGRHPWKAEVSEDDPGVLPDTITGWYTEVYEPVFAVGGGGE is encoded by the coding sequence ATGGCGACAATCGGACTGGACAGGTTGTATTATGCAAAAATAACCGAGAATGAAAACGGAGAAGAGACCTATGACACGCCTGTTCCGCTGGCTAAGGCGATTACGGCGGAACTTTCGGTAGAGCTGGCCGAGGCGACGCTTTATGCCGATGACGGAGCGGCAGAAGTGGTCAAGGAATTTCAAAGCGGTACCTTATCTCTTGGAGTTGCAGACATCGGTGTTGCTGCTGCAGAGGTTTTGACGGGAGCTACCCTTGACGACAACAAGGTGCTTATTTCCGCAAGCGAGGACGGAGGCGCTCCGGTGGCAATCGGCTTCAGAGCCAAGAAAGCCAATGGCAAGTACAGGTACTTCTGGCTGTACCGCGTAAAATTCGGCATCCCGGCGACAAATCTGCAAACAAAAGGCGACAGCATCACATTTTCCACGCCAACTATCGAGGGGACGGTTATGCGGCGAAACAAGCTGGACGGTCAGGGCAGGCATCCGTGGAAGGCGGAGGTCAGCGAGGACGATCCCGGTGTATTGCCTGACACAATTACCGGCTGGTATACGGAAGTTTATGAACCTGTCTTTGCTGTGGGAGGAGGCGGTGAATGA
- a CDS encoding HK97 gp10 family phage protein, translated as MAKVDVKMPEEFLLRLSKLGERTDEIIPRVLEAGGEVVLSKVKSNLQSVIGSGTKYPSRTTGELVNALGLSPAKQDRDGNHNIKVGFTEPRKDGESNAKIANIIEYGKSGQPAKPFLKPAKSASRKSCIEAMKTRLEQELGRI; from the coding sequence GTGGCAAAAGTTGACGTTAAGATGCCGGAGGAGTTTTTGCTCCGGCTTTCCAAGCTTGGCGAAAGGACAGATGAAATCATACCGAGGGTGCTTGAGGCAGGCGGTGAAGTAGTGCTTTCCAAAGTGAAGTCCAACCTGCAGTCGGTTATCGGAAGCGGCACTAAATACCCGTCTAGAACAACCGGAGAGCTGGTAAACGCATTGGGCCTCTCCCCTGCCAAGCAGGACAGGGATGGAAACCATAACATTAAGGTCGGCTTTACGGAGCCGAGAAAAGACGGGGAAAGCAACGCCAAGATTGCCAACATCATCGAGTACGGTAAATCGGGACAGCCCGCAAAGCCGTTTTTAAAACCAGCGAAATCGGCTTCGAGGAAGTCCTGCATCGAAGCAATGAAAACAAGACTTGAACAGGAGCTGGGGCGGATATGA
- a CDS encoding head-tail adaptor protein — protein sequence MSFGKMNTFVDIISPKPVKDSEGFAEKGDIILASVRAYKEDRHGSEIWANRAAFSQASALFRFRKIPNLEITTDLVLVCNDGRYNIISAEDVKGRGMYIEVLAEKEAKASGKS from the coding sequence ATGAGCTTCGGGAAAATGAACACATTTGTTGACATCATCTCCCCCAAGCCGGTTAAGGACAGCGAGGGTTTTGCGGAAAAAGGAGATATTATTCTTGCTTCGGTAAGGGCGTACAAGGAAGACAGGCATGGCAGCGAAATATGGGCAAACAGGGCAGCGTTTTCACAGGCGTCTGCCCTGTTTCGTTTTCGCAAGATCCCGAACCTTGAAATCACCACAGATCTTGTGCTTGTCTGTAACGATGGCAGATATAACATCATCAGCGCAGAGGACGTAAAGGGGCGCGGGATGTACATTGAGGTGCTTGCGGAGAAGGAGGCGAAGGCCAGTGGCAAAAGTTGA
- a CDS encoding head-tail connector protein, with product MELIEKVKANLILQHSQDDALLQEYIKAAVAYAESYQKKPEGYYAENPMPPTTEQAVIMLSSHFYESRDGSTGGFFADNVQAGQQVWNTVNMLLRLDKDWRV from the coding sequence ATGGAACTTATAGAGAAGGTTAAAGCCAACCTCATACTGCAGCACAGCCAAGATGACGCGCTTTTGCAGGAATACATCAAAGCTGCGGTAGCCTACGCGGAAAGCTACCAGAAAAAGCCGGAGGGGTATTATGCCGAAAACCCCATGCCGCCTACCACCGAACAGGCTGTCATCATGCTGTCGTCCCACTTTTATGAAAGCCGGGACGGCAGCACAGGCGGCTTTTTTGCTGACAACGTGCAGGCCGGGCAGCAGGTGTGGAATACGGTGAATATGCTGCTGCGGCTGGACAAGGACTGGAGGGTTTGA